The following proteins are encoded in a genomic region of Brachypodium distachyon strain Bd21 chromosome 1, Brachypodium_distachyon_v3.0, whole genome shotgun sequence:
- the LOC100835041 gene encoding uncharacterized protein LOC100835041, with protein sequence MAVLRASPVLPQPIPSSSSASQSRRPSRGRITAAALPRTSLLPLKSSCHAGAKKTLLPRRGRERLPCLPTKEEVAAVGGAEEEEEERRYLAREAWWGVRRMGRVGEEMRRVALVQAEAFHVPVALFNDFFFEFFKAEVLSALIYKLRNSPPDRYACLVAEEADATTQALQAPFEKIIGVVDCMVQDEGDILANLQGANEYFYVSGIAVLPSFRRRKVGTALLKACEVLALQWRQRFMALRAYEDDSSARGLYSKAGYRVVSRDPGWVTWVGRRRRVLMIKDLPLHDPHIEQQ encoded by the exons ATGGCCGTCCTCCGAGCATCCCCGGTCCTACCCCAAcccatcccctcctcctcctccgcctcccaaTCCCGGAGACCCTCCAGAGGCAGAATCACCGCCGCAGCGCTCCCAAGAACAAGCCTGCTCCCGCTCAAGTCCAGCTGCCATGCCGGCGCCAAGAAGACCCTTCTTCCAAGAAGAGGGCGAGAGCGGCTCCCCTGCTTACCCACGAAGGAGGAGGTCGCTGCggtgggcggcgcggaggaggaggaggaggagcggcgctACCTGGCGAGGGAGGCCTGGTGGGGAGTCCGCCGGATGGGGCGGGTCGGCGAGGAGATGCGGCGGGTGGCGCTCGTGCAGGCCGAGGCCTTTCACGTCCCCGTCGCGCTCTTCAACGACTTCTTCTTCGAGTTCTTCAAA GCAGAGGTGCTGTCGGCGCTCATTTACAAACTGAGGAATTCGCCGCCTGACAG GTATGCCTGTTTGGTGGCAGAAGAAGCCGATGCGACTACCCAGGCATTGCAGGCACCATTTGAGAAGATAATCGGGGTCGTGGATTGCATGGTGCAGGACGAAGGAGACATCCTTGCAAACCTCCAAGGCGCCAACGAGTACTTCTATGTATCAGGAATAGCAGTGCTGCCATCGTTCAG gaggaggaaggtAGGCACTGCGCTGCTCAAAGCCTGCGAAGTGTTGGCTCTACAATGGAGGCAGAGATTCATGGCTCTGAGGGCATACGAGGACGACAGCAGCGCTCGAGGACTCTACTCCAAGGCAGGGTACAGGGTGGTGTCTAGGGATCCTGGGTGGGTCACCTGGgtggggaggagaaggcgtgTTCTGATGATAAAAGACCTGCCTCTCCATGATCCTCATATAGAACAACAATGA
- the LOC100835352 gene encoding uncharacterized protein LOC100835352, with protein MASAATKLPLSSLLQLSRTAVAAAGRRLIPNLPFSARGYSKMAGPIGNNDHNDVTRVLFCGPYWPASTIYTKEYVQNYPFIQVDEVDLEQVPEVIHNYHLCVVKNRRIDSDIIAKATKMKIIMQYGVGLEGVDINAATEHKIKVARIPGSTTGNAIACAEMAIYLTLGVLRKQKEMDAAVKQKDLGLPVGETIFGKTVLILGFGSIGVEVAKRLRPFGVKILATKRNWTSNTVPCDVDGLVDKKGGPEDMYELAREADIVITCMTLNSGSVGIVDHKFLSALKKGSYLINIARGLLLDYKAVFNHLESGHLGGLGIDVAWMEPFDPEDPILKFSNVIITPHIAGITEYSYRTMAKVVGDVALKLHTGEPFTEIEFVN; from the exons ATGGCCAGCGCAGCAACCAAACTCCCACTCTCTTCGCTACTCCAACTCTCTCGCACCGCCGTAGCGGCAGCGGGCCGCCGTCTCATCCCCAATCTCCCTTTCTCCGCGCGAG GTTATTCAAAGATGGCTGGTCCAATTGGAAATAATGACCACAATGATGTTACACGGGTGCTATTCTGTGGCCCTTATTGGCCTGCTTCTACTATTTATACAAAGGAGTATGTGCAGAACTATCCATTTATTCAG GTTGACGAAGTAGACCTTGAGCAGGTGCCCGAAGTTATTCACAACTACCATTTGTGTGTAGTGAAAAATCGGCGTATAGACTCGGATATAATTGCCAAGGCAACCAAGATGAAGATCATTATGCAGTATGGTGTTGGTTTAGAAG GTGTTGATATAAATGCTGCTACAGAACACAAAATCAAAGTTGCACGGATACCTGGAAGTACGACAGGAAATGCGATCGCTTGTGCAGAAATGGCGATCTATCTAACTCTAGGTGTTCTTCGGAAGCAA AAGGAAATGGATGCTGCTGTCAAGCAGAAGGACTTGGGCCTTCCAGTTGGAGAAACAATTTTCGGAAAAACG GTCCTTATTCTGGGGTTCGGATCCATTGGTGTGGAAGTTGCCAAGAGACTTAGGCCATTTGGAGTAAAAATTCTTGCTACAAAAAGAAATTGGACATCAAATACAGTACCATGTG ATGTTGATGGGCTTGTTGATAAGAAAGGTGGCCCAGAAGATATGTATGAACTTGCTCGAGAAGCTGACATTGTTATAACTTGCATGACCTTAAACAGTGGATCA GTTGGAATTGTCGATCATAAGTTCCTCTCAGCACTGAAAaag GGATCATATCTCATCAATATTGCTAGAGGACTCCTACTGGACTACAAGGCTGTGTTTAATCACCTTGAATCAGGTCATTTAGGTGGTTTGGGCATTGATGTTGCTTGGATGGAGCCATTTGATCCAGAGGATCCAATCCTCAAATTCTCAAATGTTATTATAACACCACATATTGCCGGAATCACAGAATATTCTTATAGAACGATGGCGAAG GTCGTTGGTGATGTCGCCCTCAAGCTTCATACTGGGGAGCCTTTCACCGAAATAGAATTTGTGAACTAG